The Collibacillus ludicampi region ACGAATCAACTCAGGATGATTCGTAATCTCTTGCGGACGAAGAATCAGCTTGTCTTTGTAACGGTCAATATTTGGAATGACATCCGCTGCACGTTTCGGCGATAAGGTAATCGAACACGCAGATGCAAACGAAACCTTGCCCGCATCGATAAGATCGAAAACGGCATCTTGCAGCACTTCGGAATAAACCTGTAAATTCGTGAATTCAGATTCCAAAAATCCATGAAAGACCGCATTGGCTACAGAGCCGATCCCCGATTGAAGAGGGGTTAGATTTTTAGGGAGACGACCCACTTTTATTTCATGCCGGAAAAAGTCCAGAAGGTGACCTGCGATTTGTTTGGTTTCCATATCGGGTTCGGTGATCGGTGACGTATGGTCAAGTTTTTCGGAAATAACGACAGCTTTCACTTTTTCCGGATCGACCGGGATATACGGCGTACCGATACGTTGATCGACTCTCGTTAAAGGAATGGGTTGGCGATTGCCGCGTGCTCCCGGATCATAGATATCGTGAATGCCGACCAATCCTAACGGTTGGGCGATATTGAGTTCAATGATGATCTCTTTCGCGAATTTGGCGAAAATGGCAGAGTTCCCTACGGAGGTGGTGGGTACAATCCCTCCTTCTTCCGTAATGGCAACCGCTTCTATAATCGCTACATCGATAGAGGGCAAGTAACCGCTTCTGACGAGTTCCGCTGTATGGGATAAATGCTGATCGATAAAAAGAATATCACCGCTGTTAATTTTGCTGCGCAATTGTTTATCCGCTTGAAACGGTAAACGTTTGTGAATGAGATTCGCTTCGGCGAGGACGCCATCCACTTCATCACCGATGGATGCTCCGGTAAAAAGATTGATCTTGAACGGACGTTCGGAAGATTTTACGCGTTCGGCTAATGCAATCGGGACGACTTTTGCATCACCTGAACGCGTGAAGCCGCTCAGTCCGATAGTCATACCGTCTTTTATCAAAAGAGAAGCTTCTTCAGCCGATACAATTTTATTTAAGAACGATTGATTGCGAATTCTTTGCTCGTACATATCGTTCACCTCGTGGGCAGATGATAGCGTTTGCAGAAAGAGTAACATAATTTTTAGACTTTTACCCATCGATGACGATAAACGACAATTTTTGCTGATAAAACAGAAAAAATGAGGTTGAGTGTTCAGAAACCAAGTGCGCGGCGAAAAGCACTCGCATATTTCTGGCTAACAGGGATACGGGTCTGGTTTTTGTCTTTCATGAGAAGGAGGAAGGTGGAATGAAAATCCCGGTGTATTTCTTGGATATAAGACACATTTACAAGGAATGCACGGTGGCAACGAACGAAAAGATGGGGTGGCAGACTCCATTCTAATTCTTGTAAGGTGCGTCGGATACGATATTTTTCGAGCTTCGTGTACATATACGTCTGTCCTTCTTCACTCGTGAAAAAAGCCACTTGCTCGTAATGCACGGGCACAAATCGATCTTCCGTTTGCCCTATTAGAAACTCATTTCTCGGCAACGGTTGAAACAGATTTGCTTGTTCAGGGGGAAGGATCAATGTGACGGAACCGATCGGTTTCCCCTGATCGTCAAATATGGGCGTCCCCAGTCCGAAATAAGGAACGCCAAAAACGTTTGCAGGCACATAGTTCATGACTTTTTGTTTTTCGAGCAGTGCTTGTTGTGCGATGGATCCTTTTTTCAAGTGTTCACCGGGGGATATTTTCAAGTCGATCGATTTGCTAGGTTTATAGATCAAATAATGTTGACGGTCGGAAATTGCAATCGACGTTTCGTATGGAAAGAATTCACGGAACGATTGAATCAACGAATCAATAAGTTTCGATTCCACAAGTTTTCTCTCCTTAAACAGTCTTCAACTCCTATTGTAGCATGTTTTGCTGTTTTTCAATCGACTTGGAAAAGAAAAACCCCATCCGGTCTGAAGAACCGGATGGGGATATATATTAACCGCGAGCAGCCGTATAACGCTTGTTGACTTCTTCCCAGTTTACAACGTTCCAGAAGGCTGCGATATAGTCCGGACGCTTGTTTTGATACTTGAGATAATATGCATGCTCCCAAACATCGAGTCCCAGAATCGGTGTCTGACCTTCCATCAGCGGGCTGTCTTGATTCGGTGTGCTGGTGATTTTCAGGTTGCCTGCGTTGTCAACAACCAACCATGCCCAACCGCTTCCGAAACGGCCTGCAGCCGCTTTGGAGAATTCTTCTTTAAACTTATCGAAGCTGCCGAAAGTGCTGTTGATCGCATCAGCAACCGCACCGGTCGGTTGTCCGCCGCCGTTCGGGCTCATGATTTGCCAGAAGAGCGTGTGGTTTGCGTGTCCGCCGCCATTGTTGCGTACCGCAGTACGGATCGACTCAGGAACGCTTTCGATCGATTTCAACAGATCTTCAACGCTTTTGTTTTGCAGATCTGCATGTCCTTCCAGAGCGGCATTCAGGTTATTCACATAAGTAGCATGGTGTCTGTCATGATGGATGATCATCGTTTGTTCATCGATGTGGGGCTCGAGAGCATTGTAAGCGTATGGAAGTGGCGGTAATTGATGTGCCATGTAAAAACTCCTCCTATGTAGATAGTTTGAGATCGTACTCCATTATTCTATCTCATCCAGGATAAAAAATACCAATTTAGTTTTTATACGTAACCATGCGAAAACTTGTTAAAATAGCTCCGATTTGGCAACATATTCGGATATTCATTCACGAGACGAAAATGCGCGCAAAAATGAAAAACAGGAGTGAATTATCTGTTATCTAATTCAAATATTATATGATAATAATTTTAATCTGATGGGTATAAAACAAATTCCGGGTGAGCTTCATGCTATATGTTCGTGGAGACGTATGAAAAATTTTTGAAATACATTCATGTCCTCGAAGGGACATGCTTTTTTGTATTATAATAAAAACAAAAGAGATTTCAGAAGCATGCATTTCCTTGTGATGAAAACGAGGAGGTACTTGAACATGAAGAAGTTGATTGGATGGCTTTTAGCCCTGGTTATAGCTTTTGGAACGATTGGAGCAAGTTCCGCATATGCGGCGAGCACTAAAGGTTCTTTTAGTGGCAGCATCAAATCGCCCTCCGTATCTCAGTTCAGTTCGGGTTCAAAGACATACAGTTCCGGAAAGAGATCGCCTTCCGGCAATGTGACGCAATCGCCTAACACCCAAAACCCATATTCATACTCACAGCCGCAGCCCCGCTCTTCTTTCTTCGGAAGCGGCATCGGTCATTTCCTGGGCGGTATGGCTGCAGGTGCGTTGGTCAGTTCCTTATTCTCCCATATGCTGCATCCTTTCGGCGGTTTCGGTCATGGCTTCTCTCTTTGGGGACTCTTGTTCGACGCATTGATCGCTTTTGTGCTCTATAAACTGATTCGCCGTTTCGTTTGGAGGTAATGTATGAAAATCTTTTTCGAAGAACAGGATCTAGTCGATTCCGTGTGTGTGTTCACGGCAATACGCCACGGATTGAGACCGGAGAATCTGCAAGTCGAGCTCTTTTTCGAAGAACAAAAAGGTTTTTCCGCCGTCGCCACAAGCGGGAATGGAATGCTGCAATATCGTTTGAACGAACAGGATCTCATCGACTCCGTTGCGGTTTATCTCAGAGATTATCATCGATTTGATCCACACCGACTGACCGTAGAGTTGTTCTTTGAACCGGACAAGGGATTTTGGGCGATCGTTGAACAGGCTTACAGATAGTTGGCGGGGTGCTTCGAAGCGCTTAAAAGGTTCTTCCTTCACAAAGGCGGAACCTTTTTTATTGAGGCACCCCCATAATTGCTTGTGAAATAATCGGATGATGTGGTAGGTGTCTTTGGGCATGAACAAAAGCCGCCTTGTACGGGCGGCATTTTTAGAATGGGAGGGGTATACTCGTTGGGCTGTGGTATTCCTTCTCCTTATTGAACTAGCTCTTTTCATTTGCTAGATTTACTAAGATTATATGTAGCTCGATCAAAAAGAGTGCGGCCAAGCTCTCCGCGATCGCATATTCTTTTAACAAACGATTGAAAAAGAGGTGATCGCCGACTCTGCGGGTATGAAAACGAAAAGCATTCGTTCTTGTAATCGAATGGAAGGAATAAAAAATGAAGCAGTCGACTATAGAATCGTTCATCCGCTATAATAAACAATAAGGGTAACGTTTCAGTACGTGAAATCAGGTTTCATAAAAGGAGCTATTGAACATGAACGCATTTAAAGAAAGTATGTTAAAACTAATCATTGAAACATCAACGAATCTTCCTTCCGATGTGCGTCGTGCCATCGCGCAGGCACAATTGAAAGAAGAAATCGGAACTCGTGCGTCACTGGCATTCTCGACGATCGCGACGAATATTAAAATGGCGGAAGAAGGAGAGGCTCCGATCTGTCAGGATACAGGAATGCCGACTTTCTTCATTCATTGCCCTGTAGGCGCCAACCAGATCGAAATGAAAAAAGCGATTCGAGAAGCTGTCGCAGAAGCAACGAAACTGGGCAAACTGCGCCCCAATTCAGTTGATTCGTTAACGGGGAAAAACTCTGGTGATAACCTGGGAGAAGGTACGCCTGTCATTCATTTTGAACAATGGGAAAAGGATTACGTGGATGTACGTTTGATCCTTAAGGGTGGCGGTTGTGAAAACAAAAACATCCAGTATTCATTACCCTGTGAACTTGAAGGTTTAGGAAAAGCGGGACGCGACCTGGATGGAATCCGCAAATGCATTATGCATGCGGTTTATCAGGCTCAAGGACAAGGCTGCTCCGCCGGCTTTATCGGTGTAGGTATCGGAGGGGATCGCACCACCGGGTATGAGCTAGCGAAAGAGCAACTCTTGCGCCCTGTCGATGATGTCAATCCGAACGAAGACCTGCGCAAGCTGGAAGAATACATTATGGAGAATGCCAACCGCCTGGCAATCGGTACGATGGGTTTTGGCGGTAACGTAACTTTACTTGGATGCAAGATCGGAGCCATGAACCGATTGCCCGCTTCGTTCTTTGTCTCCGTCGCTTACAACTGCTGGGCTTTCAGACGCCTCGGCGTAATTATCGATCCTGAAACCGGAAAGATCAAAGAATGGCTTTATAAAGATGAAGTTTCCCCTGAGGAGAATCCTGTAGAAGCGACATCTAACGAGACGGCAAAGCCAGTTGTTTTACAGGCGCCGATCACCGAAGAGCAAATCCGTTCTTTGAAAGTGGGAGATGTTGTCATCATCAACGGCTCTATGCACACGGGACGTGACGCTTTGCATAAGTATCTGATGGATCATGACTCACCCGTTGATCTGAATGGACAAATCATTTACCACTGCGGTCCTGTGATGTTGAAAGACGAGAACGGCAAATGGCATGTAAAAGCGGCAGGTCCGACGACTTCCATCCGTGAAGAACCTTATCAAGCGGACATCATTAAGAAATTCGGTATTCGCGCCGTCATCGGAAAAGGCGGAATGGGCAAGAAGACGCTGGAAGGACTGAAGGAATTCGGTGCCGTGTATTTAAATGCCATCGGCGGTGCGGCACAAT contains the following coding sequences:
- a CDS encoding superoxide dismutase; translated protein: MAHQLPPLPYAYNALEPHIDEQTMIIHHDRHHATYVNNLNAALEGHADLQNKSVEDLLKSIESVPESIRTAVRNNGGGHANHTLFWQIMSPNGGGQPTGAVADAINSTFGSFDKFKEEFSKAAAGRFGSGWAWLVVDNAGNLKITSTPNQDSPLMEGQTPILGLDVWEHAYYLKYQNKRPDYIAAFWNVVNWEEVNKRYTAARG
- a CDS encoding acetyl-CoA hydrolase/transferase family protein — its product is MYEQRIRNQSFLNKIVSAEEASLLIKDGMTIGLSGFTRSGDAKVVPIALAERVKSSERPFKINLFTGASIGDEVDGVLAEANLIHKRLPFQADKQLRSKINSGDILFIDQHLSHTAELVRSGYLPSIDVAIIEAVAITEEGGIVPTTSVGNSAIFAKFAKEIIIELNIAQPLGLVGIHDIYDPGARGNRQPIPLTRVDQRIGTPYIPVDPEKVKAVVISEKLDHTSPITEPDMETKQIAGHLLDFFRHEIKVGRLPKNLTPLQSGIGSVANAVFHGFLESEFTNLQVYSEVLQDAVFDLIDAGKVSFASACSITLSPKRAADVIPNIDRYKDKLILRPQEITNHPELIRRLGLICMNTALEFDIYGNVNSTHVLGTRMMNGIGGSGDFARNAMLGIFVTPSTAKGGAISSVVPMVAHVDHTEHDVDIVVTEQGLADLRGLAPRERARAIINNCVHPIYRDALNDYFIAACKRGGQTPHILEEAFSWHIRYAKEGTMCEKEPVKI
- a CDS encoding fumarate hydratase; its protein translation is MNAFKESMLKLIIETSTNLPSDVRRAIAQAQLKEEIGTRASLAFSTIATNIKMAEEGEAPICQDTGMPTFFIHCPVGANQIEMKKAIREAVAEATKLGKLRPNSVDSLTGKNSGDNLGEGTPVIHFEQWEKDYVDVRLILKGGGCENKNIQYSLPCELEGLGKAGRDLDGIRKCIMHAVYQAQGQGCSAGFIGVGIGGDRTTGYELAKEQLLRPVDDVNPNEDLRKLEEYIMENANRLAIGTMGFGGNVTLLGCKIGAMNRLPASFFVSVAYNCWAFRRLGVIIDPETGKIKEWLYKDEVSPEENPVEATSNETAKPVVLQAPITEEQIRSLKVGDVVIINGSMHTGRDALHKYLMDHDSPVDLNGQIIYHCGPVMLKDENGKWHVKAAGPTTSIREEPYQADIIKKFGIRAVIGKGGMGKKTLEGLKEFGAVYLNAIGGAAQYYAKCVKDVEGVHFLEEFGIPEAMWHLQVEGFAAIVTMDSHGNSLHADVEEISKKRLTEFAEPVFV
- a CDS encoding LytTR family transcriptional regulator DNA-binding domain-containing protein, whose amino-acid sequence is MESKLIDSLIQSFREFFPYETSIAISDRQHYLIYKPSKSIDLKISPGEHLKKGSIAQQALLEKQKVMNYVPANVFGVPYFGLGTPIFDDQGKPIGSVTLILPPEQANLFQPLPRNEFLIGQTEDRFVPVHYEQVAFFTSEEGQTYMYTKLEKYRIRRTLQELEWSLPPHLFVRCHRAFLVNVSYIQEIHRDFHSTFLLLMKDKNQTRIPVSQKYASAFRRALGF
- a CDS encoding DUF2653 family protein, with product MKIFFEEQDLVDSVCVFTAIRHGLRPENLQVELFFEEQKGFSAVATSGNGMLQYRLNEQDLIDSVAVYLRDYHRFDPHRLTVELFFEPDKGFWAIVEQAYR